One Equus quagga isolate Etosha38 chromosome 5, UCLA_HA_Equagga_1.0, whole genome shotgun sequence genomic window carries:
- the LOC124238976 gene encoding chloride channel protein ClC-Ka isoform X2 has product MEELVGLREGSSGNPVTLRELWGPCPQIRRGIRGGLEWLKQKLFRVGEDWYFLMILGVLMALISYTMNFAVDRVIGAHNWLYREIGDNHLLRYLSWTVYPMALVSFSSGFSQSITPFSGGSGVPELKTILSGVVLEDYLDIRNFGAKVVGLTCTLAASSTIFLGKVGPFVHLSAMMAAYLGRVRVQATGESENKSKRNEMLVAGAAVGVATVFSAPFSGVLFSIEVMSSHFSVWDYWRGFFAATCGAFMFRLLAVFSSQEETITSIFKTSFRVDVPFDLPEIFFFVALGAICGIVSCAYLLCQRVFLGFVRTNRVISKLMATSKPLCSALAALVLASITYPPGSGRFMASRLSMSELLNSLLDNNSWALMTQNSSPPWPAEPDPQNLWFEWYHPRFTVFGTLAFFLIMKFWMLILATTIPIPAGYFLPIFIYGAAIGRLIGEALSVAFPEGIVAGGDTNPIVPGAYALAGAAAFSGAVTYSISTALLAFEMTGQIVHALPVLMAVLAANAIAQSCQPSFYDGTIIVKKLPYLPWIRSRNINSHGVTAEHFMNCTITTLAKDTPLEEVVKVVTSTDTAEYPLVESTESQILVGIVQKAHLVQALQAEPPSWAPGQQPCLQSILAAGCPVEPVTLKLSPETSLHQAHHLFELLDLHSLFVTSQGRAVGSVSWVELEKVISSLTNPPAPK; this is encoded by the exons ATGGAGGAGCTGGTAGGGCTGCGCGAGGGCTCCTCGGGGAACCCTGTGACTCTTCGGGAGCTATGGGGCCCGTGTCCCCAAATCCGCCGAGGCATCCGAG gtggcctggagtggCTGAAGCAGAAGCTGTTCCGGGTGGGTGAGGACTGGTACTTCCTCATGATCCTCGGGGTGCTCATGGCCCTGATCAGCTACACCATGAACTTTGCCGTGGACCGTGTGATCGGAG CACACAATTGGCTGTACCGGGAGATTGGGGACAACCACCTGCTCCGGTATCTCTCCTGGACCGTATACCCCATGGCCCTGGTCTCCTTCTCCTCCGGCTTCTCCCAGAGTATCACACCCTTCTCCGGAG GTTCTGGAGTCCCGGAGCTGAAGACCATCTTGTCGGGGGTGGTCTTGGAGGACTACCTGGATATCAGGAACTTCGGGGCCAAGGTGGTGGGCCTCACCTGCACCCTGGCCGCCAGCAGCACCATCTTCCTGGGCAAAGTG GGCCCCTTCGTGCACCTGTCTGCCATGATGGCTGCCTACCTGGGCCGCGTGCGCGTCCAGGCCACCGGGGAGTCTGAG AACAAGAGCAAGCGAAATGAAATGCTGGTGGCGGGGGCTGCGGTGGGCGTGGCCACAGTGTTCTCGGCCCCCTTCAGCG GCGTCCTGTTCAGCATTGAGGTCATGTCTTCCCACTTCTCGGTCTGGGATTACTGGAGGGGCTTCTTTGCTGCCACCTGCGGGGCCTTCATGTTCCGCCTCTTGGCGGTCTTCAGCAGCCAGGAGG AGACCATCACCTCCATCTTCAAGACCAGCTTCCGGGTGGATGTCCCCTTCGACCTGCCAGAGATCTTCTTTTTTGTGGCGCTCGG GGCCATCTGTGGCATCGTGAGCTGTGCTTACCTCCTTTGTCAGCGCGTGTTCCTCGGCTTTGTCAGGACCAATCGGGTCATCTCCAAACTCATGGCCACCAG caaGCCTCTGTGTTCCGCCCTGGCCGCCTTGGTTCTCGCCTCCATCACCTACCCCCCTGGCTCGGGCCGCTTCATGGCTTCTCGG CTGTCCATGAGTGAGCTTCTGAACTCACTGTTAGACAACAACTCGTGGGCACTGATGACCCAGAACTCATCCCCACCCTGGCCTGCGGAGCCCGACCCCCAGAACCTGTGGTTCGAATGGTACCACCCTCGGTTCACCGTCTTTGGGAcacttgccttcttcctgattaTGAAG ttctggatgctgatTCTGGCCACCACGATCCCCATCCCTGCTGGGTACTTCCTGCCCATATTCATCTACG GAGCTGCCATCGGGCGCCTCATAGGGGAGGCCCTCTCTGTTGCTTTCCCTGAGGGTATTGTGGCCGGAGGGGACACCAACCCCATTGTGCCTGGGGCGTATGCCCTGGCAG GGGCCGCGGCCTTCTCAGGAGCTGTGACCTACAGCATCTCCACGGCGCTGCTGGCCTTTGAGATGACTGGCCAGATCGTGCATGCACTGCCCGTGCTGATGGCGGTGCTGGCGGCCAACGCCATTGCCCAGAGCTGCCAGCCGTCCTTCTACGACGGAACCATCATTGTCAAGAAGCTGCCGTACCTTCCATGGATCCGGAGCCGAAACATCAA CTCTCACGGTGTGACTGCGGAGCACTTCATGAACTGCACCATCACCACGCTGGCCAAGGACACACCACTGGAGGAGGTGGTCAAGGTCGTGACCTCCACAGACACGGCCGAGTACCCCCTGGTGGAGAGCACAG AGTCTCAGATCCTGGTGGGCATCGTGCAAAAGGCCCACCTGGTGCAGGCCCTCCAGGCTGAGCCACCTTCCTGGGCTCCAGGACAACAG CCGTGTCTCCAGAGCATCTTAGCTGCGGGCTGCCCCGTAGAGCCAGTGACCCTGAAGCTGTCCCCGGAGACGTCCCTGCACCAG GCACACCACCTCTTCGAGCTGCTGGACCTTCATTCCCTCTTTGTGACGTCGCAGGGCAGAGCTGTGGGCTCCGTGTCTTGGGTCGAG TTGGAGAAAGTGATTTCCAGTCTGACAAACCCGCCGGCCCCAAAGTGA
- the LOC124238976 gene encoding chloride channel protein ClC-Ka isoform X8, producing MEELVGLREGSSGNPVTLRELWGPCPQIRRGIRGGLEWLKQKLFRVGEDWYFLMILGVLMALISYTMNFAVDRVIGAHNWLYREIGDNHLLRYLSWTVYPMALVSFSSGFSQSITPFSGGSGVPELKTILSGVVLEDYLDIRNFGAKVVGLTCTLAASSTIFLGKVGPFVHLSAMMAAYLGRVRVQATGESENKSKRNEMLVAGAAVGVATVFSAPFSGVLFSIEVMSSHFSVWDYWRGFFAATCGAFMFRLLAVFSSQEETITSIFKTSFRVDVPFDLPEIFFFVALGAICGIVSCAYLLCQRVFLGFVRTNRVISKLMATSKPLCSALAALVLASITYPPGSGRFMASRLSMSELLNSLLDNNSWALMTQNSSPPWPAEPDPQNLWFEWYHPRFTVFGTLAFFLIMKFWMLILATTIPIPAGYFLPIFIYGAAIGRLIGEALSVAFPEGIVAGGDTNPIVPGAYALAGAAAFSGAVTYSISTALLAFEMTGQIVHALPVLMAVLAANAIAQSCQPSFYDGTIIVKKLPYLPWIRSRNINSHGVTAEHFMNCTITTLAKDTPLEEVVKVVTSTDTAEYPLVESTGN from the exons ATGGAGGAGCTGGTAGGGCTGCGCGAGGGCTCCTCGGGGAACCCTGTGACTCTTCGGGAGCTATGGGGCCCGTGTCCCCAAATCCGCCGAGGCATCCGAG gtggcctggagtggCTGAAGCAGAAGCTGTTCCGGGTGGGTGAGGACTGGTACTTCCTCATGATCCTCGGGGTGCTCATGGCCCTGATCAGCTACACCATGAACTTTGCCGTGGACCGTGTGATCGGAG CACACAATTGGCTGTACCGGGAGATTGGGGACAACCACCTGCTCCGGTATCTCTCCTGGACCGTATACCCCATGGCCCTGGTCTCCTTCTCCTCCGGCTTCTCCCAGAGTATCACACCCTTCTCCGGAG GTTCTGGAGTCCCGGAGCTGAAGACCATCTTGTCGGGGGTGGTCTTGGAGGACTACCTGGATATCAGGAACTTCGGGGCCAAGGTGGTGGGCCTCACCTGCACCCTGGCCGCCAGCAGCACCATCTTCCTGGGCAAAGTG GGCCCCTTCGTGCACCTGTCTGCCATGATGGCTGCCTACCTGGGCCGCGTGCGCGTCCAGGCCACCGGGGAGTCTGAG AACAAGAGCAAGCGAAATGAAATGCTGGTGGCGGGGGCTGCGGTGGGCGTGGCCACAGTGTTCTCGGCCCCCTTCAGCG GCGTCCTGTTCAGCATTGAGGTCATGTCTTCCCACTTCTCGGTCTGGGATTACTGGAGGGGCTTCTTTGCTGCCACCTGCGGGGCCTTCATGTTCCGCCTCTTGGCGGTCTTCAGCAGCCAGGAGG AGACCATCACCTCCATCTTCAAGACCAGCTTCCGGGTGGATGTCCCCTTCGACCTGCCAGAGATCTTCTTTTTTGTGGCGCTCGG GGCCATCTGTGGCATCGTGAGCTGTGCTTACCTCCTTTGTCAGCGCGTGTTCCTCGGCTTTGTCAGGACCAATCGGGTCATCTCCAAACTCATGGCCACCAG caaGCCTCTGTGTTCCGCCCTGGCCGCCTTGGTTCTCGCCTCCATCACCTACCCCCCTGGCTCGGGCCGCTTCATGGCTTCTCGG CTGTCCATGAGTGAGCTTCTGAACTCACTGTTAGACAACAACTCGTGGGCACTGATGACCCAGAACTCATCCCCACCCTGGCCTGCGGAGCCCGACCCCCAGAACCTGTGGTTCGAATGGTACCACCCTCGGTTCACCGTCTTTGGGAcacttgccttcttcctgattaTGAAG ttctggatgctgatTCTGGCCACCACGATCCCCATCCCTGCTGGGTACTTCCTGCCCATATTCATCTACG GAGCTGCCATCGGGCGCCTCATAGGGGAGGCCCTCTCTGTTGCTTTCCCTGAGGGTATTGTGGCCGGAGGGGACACCAACCCCATTGTGCCTGGGGCGTATGCCCTGGCAG GGGCCGCGGCCTTCTCAGGAGCTGTGACCTACAGCATCTCCACGGCGCTGCTGGCCTTTGAGATGACTGGCCAGATCGTGCATGCACTGCCCGTGCTGATGGCGGTGCTGGCGGCCAACGCCATTGCCCAGAGCTGCCAGCCGTCCTTCTACGACGGAACCATCATTGTCAAGAAGCTGCCGTACCTTCCATGGATCCGGAGCCGAAACATCAA CTCTCACGGTGTGACTGCGGAGCACTTCATGAACTGCACCATCACCACGCTGGCCAAGGACACACCACTGGAGGAGGTGGTCAAGGTCGTGACCTCCACAGACACGGCCGAGTACCCCCTGGTGGAGAGCACAG GTAACTGA
- the LOC124238976 gene encoding chloride channel protein ClC-Ka isoform X7, which produces MEELVGLREGSSGNPVTLRELWGPCPQIRRGIRGGLEWLKQKLFRVGEDWYFLMILGVLMALISYTMNFAVDRVIGGSGVPELKTILSGVVLEDYLDIRNFGAKVVGLTCTLAASSTIFLGKVGPFVHLSAMMAAYLGRVRVQATGESENKSKRNEMLVAGAAVGVATVFSAPFSGVLFSIEVMSSHFSVWDYWRGFFAATCGAFMFRLLAVFSSQEETITSIFKTSFRVDVPFDLPEIFFFVALGAICGIVSCAYLLCQRVFLGFVRTNRVISKLMATSKPLCSALAALVLASITYPPGSGRFMASRLSMSELLNSLLDNNSWALMTQNSSPPWPAEPDPQNLWFEWYHPRFTVFGTLAFFLIMKFWMLILATTIPIPAGYFLPIFIYGAAIGRLIGEALSVAFPEGIVAGGDTNPIVPGAYALAGAAAFSGAVTYSISTALLAFEMTGQIVHALPVLMAVLAANAIAQSCQPSFYDGTIIVKKLPYLPWIRSRNINSHGVTAEHFMNCTITTLAKDTPLEEVVKVVTSTDTAEYPLVESTESQILVGIVQKAHLVQALQAEPPSWAPGQQPCLQSILAAGCPVEPVTLKLSPETSLHQAHHLFELLDLHSLFVTSQGRAVGSVSWVELEKVISSLTNPPAPK; this is translated from the exons ATGGAGGAGCTGGTAGGGCTGCGCGAGGGCTCCTCGGGGAACCCTGTGACTCTTCGGGAGCTATGGGGCCCGTGTCCCCAAATCCGCCGAGGCATCCGAG gtggcctggagtggCTGAAGCAGAAGCTGTTCCGGGTGGGTGAGGACTGGTACTTCCTCATGATCCTCGGGGTGCTCATGGCCCTGATCAGCTACACCATGAACTTTGCCGTGGACCGTGTGATCGGAG GTTCTGGAGTCCCGGAGCTGAAGACCATCTTGTCGGGGGTGGTCTTGGAGGACTACCTGGATATCAGGAACTTCGGGGCCAAGGTGGTGGGCCTCACCTGCACCCTGGCCGCCAGCAGCACCATCTTCCTGGGCAAAGTG GGCCCCTTCGTGCACCTGTCTGCCATGATGGCTGCCTACCTGGGCCGCGTGCGCGTCCAGGCCACCGGGGAGTCTGAG AACAAGAGCAAGCGAAATGAAATGCTGGTGGCGGGGGCTGCGGTGGGCGTGGCCACAGTGTTCTCGGCCCCCTTCAGCG GCGTCCTGTTCAGCATTGAGGTCATGTCTTCCCACTTCTCGGTCTGGGATTACTGGAGGGGCTTCTTTGCTGCCACCTGCGGGGCCTTCATGTTCCGCCTCTTGGCGGTCTTCAGCAGCCAGGAGG AGACCATCACCTCCATCTTCAAGACCAGCTTCCGGGTGGATGTCCCCTTCGACCTGCCAGAGATCTTCTTTTTTGTGGCGCTCGG GGCCATCTGTGGCATCGTGAGCTGTGCTTACCTCCTTTGTCAGCGCGTGTTCCTCGGCTTTGTCAGGACCAATCGGGTCATCTCCAAACTCATGGCCACCAG caaGCCTCTGTGTTCCGCCCTGGCCGCCTTGGTTCTCGCCTCCATCACCTACCCCCCTGGCTCGGGCCGCTTCATGGCTTCTCGG CTGTCCATGAGTGAGCTTCTGAACTCACTGTTAGACAACAACTCGTGGGCACTGATGACCCAGAACTCATCCCCACCCTGGCCTGCGGAGCCCGACCCCCAGAACCTGTGGTTCGAATGGTACCACCCTCGGTTCACCGTCTTTGGGAcacttgccttcttcctgattaTGAAG ttctggatgctgatTCTGGCCACCACGATCCCCATCCCTGCTGGGTACTTCCTGCCCATATTCATCTACG GAGCTGCCATCGGGCGCCTCATAGGGGAGGCCCTCTCTGTTGCTTTCCCTGAGGGTATTGTGGCCGGAGGGGACACCAACCCCATTGTGCCTGGGGCGTATGCCCTGGCAG GGGCCGCGGCCTTCTCAGGAGCTGTGACCTACAGCATCTCCACGGCGCTGCTGGCCTTTGAGATGACTGGCCAGATCGTGCATGCACTGCCCGTGCTGATGGCGGTGCTGGCGGCCAACGCCATTGCCCAGAGCTGCCAGCCGTCCTTCTACGACGGAACCATCATTGTCAAGAAGCTGCCGTACCTTCCATGGATCCGGAGCCGAAACATCAA CTCTCACGGTGTGACTGCGGAGCACTTCATGAACTGCACCATCACCACGCTGGCCAAGGACACACCACTGGAGGAGGTGGTCAAGGTCGTGACCTCCACAGACACGGCCGAGTACCCCCTGGTGGAGAGCACAG AGTCTCAGATCCTGGTGGGCATCGTGCAAAAGGCCCACCTGGTGCAGGCCCTCCAGGCTGAGCCACCTTCCTGGGCTCCAGGACAACAG CCGTGTCTCCAGAGCATCTTAGCTGCGGGCTGCCCCGTAGAGCCAGTGACCCTGAAGCTGTCCCCGGAGACGTCCCTGCACCAG GCACACCACCTCTTCGAGCTGCTGGACCTTCATTCCCTCTTTGTGACGTCGCAGGGCAGAGCTGTGGGCTCCGTGTCTTGGGTCGAG TTGGAGAAAGTGATTTCCAGTCTGACAAACCCGCCGGCCCCAAAGTGA